In the Ornithinimicrobium pratense genome, ACCGCCGACTGGGCAGTTTCCAGTGCGTCGGCGTAGTCGGCGAGCGCTCCGGCCACGTCGGCGAAGACCTGGGCCGCCTCCTCCATGGCCGCCGCACCATCGTGGTAGAGGCCTTGGAAATCCGCCACGCGCCGGGTGGGCAGCGCAGCCTCGGCGGACCCAGCCGCGCTGAAGAGAGTGTCCAACCGGCCGCCGCCCACGCGTTCGGCCAGCCCCGTCAGCCGGCTCGCGCCGTCACGGATGCCACCGGGGTTGCCCTGAGGCCGGGCGAAGACGCTCACCTGGCCACCTGCCCGCCGGTCGCGAGGTCGAGCTGCTCTCCGGCGGTGTCGCTGCCGGTGCCCATCGCGGACACCAGGACGGCGGCTGCCGCCACGGCGCCACCTGCTGCCAGGACGGCGTTCTGGGCGAGCACCCCGATCTCCCCGGTCGCGGCCCCCGCGATGTCACTGCCCGGCCCCCGGCACTCCAAGGAGTCGTCCGCCAGGTCCGACCCCAGGTTGTCCAAGCTTCGCGCCGCCTCGCGCAAGGCCGACGGGTCACCTCCGGAAAAGCCCATAGCCAGCCACGCCTCCCACGCCTTGGTCCTGTAGCGGGCTCAGCGCAGATCCCCTCCGGCCAGCCCGACTGAGCAGCCCTAGTCTATGCACAGACGGCCCCTGACCTGCACCTGGCGACACCCCGGTCCCCACGCCCTGACTGGGTCGCCGCTCCCGGCTGGAGTCAACCCAGCAGCCGGTGCACCACGGTGTCCGCGAGGAGCCGGCCGCGCAGGCTCAGCCCGACCCGCCCCCGCACTGCTGCCCGCCCGTCGAGCAGACCCTCCGCGACCAGCCCCGCGACGGCGTGCCGCCCTTCAGGACGGAGCTGGCCGACGGGCAGCCCGTCGGCCAGCCGGACGCCGAGCAGCACCTGCTCGTCATAGCGCTCACTCTCCCCGAGCAGCTCGCGCGCGTGGGCCGGGCTGTTCCCCTGGTCTAGCCGGTCGGCGTAGGCACGCGGGTGCTTGACGTTCCACCAACGCACCCCCCCGACATGGCTGTGCGCTCCGGGGCCGACGCCCCACCAGTCGTTGCCCTGCCAGTAGGCGATGTTGTGCCGGCAGCGGCGCTCCGGGGAGCCGGCCCAGTTGGAGATCTCGTACCATTCGTAGCCGGCGGCACCGAGCAGCTCGTCGGCCAGCTCGTACTTGTCCGCCTCGTCGTCGTCGTCGGGCGCCGGCACGAGACCTCGGCGGACCTGCCCGTGCAGCTTGGTGCCCTCCTCGACCACCAGGGCGTAGGCCGAGACGTGGTCCGGCTCCAGAGCGGTCACCAGCTCCAGGCTCCTGCGCCAGTCCTGCAGCGACTCCCCCGGCGTGCCGTAGATGAGGTCCAGGCTGACCTGCATACCGGCTTCGCGCACCGCACGCACCGCCCGCACCACGTTGGCGGGATCGTGGGTACGGTCCAGGGTGCGCAGCACCTGCGGGACGGCGGACTGCATGCCGATGCTGACCCGGGTGAAGCCGTGCGCCGCCAGCCGCTGCGCCACCTCGGGGGTCACCGTGTCCGGGTTGGCCTCGGTGCTCACCTCGGCGTCGGGCGCCAGGCCCCAGGTATGCCGCACCCGCTCCAGCAGTCCGCCGAGCTGGTGGGGGTCGAGCATCGTCGGCGTGCCGCCACCGACGAAAACGGTTTCGACGGGGCCGGGTCGGTCGCCGAGCACCCGGCCGGCGAGCTCGAGCTCGCGGTGGGCCGCCTCGACGAAGGCGTCGGTCAGGGACCGGGCCTCCCCCGACCGCAGCTCCCCTTCGGGTCCGGGCTGGCCCAGCTCGGGCAGCGTGTAGGTATTGAAGTCGCAGTAGCCGCAGCGGACCCGGCAGAAGGGGACGTGCAGGTAGACCGAGAAGGGGCCCGCGCCCACGCTGGCCAGGGCGGACTCCGGGAGGGAGCCGTCCCGCGGCGCGGGTTCACCAGGGGGGAACGCGGACGGCATACCCTCCAGTGTCCCAGACCGGACACGGCGTCCTGGCTCGGCGCGTGCGGCCAACCGGGCCACGCTAACCTCGCAGGGTGCAGCAGCGCCTCCGTGAGTACATCGACAGCCTGCGGGACCAGGGCTACACCGTCCGGGATGACCAGGGCTCAGACCCGGACCTGATCACCCCGGACGGGAGCGCCGTCGACACCTGGCGCGAGGACTACCCCTACAGCGAGCGGATGACCCGCGACTACTACGAGGTCGAGAAATGGCTGCTGCAGGTGGAGCTGCTGAAGTTCCAGTACTGGGCCAAGGACAACGGCACCCGGCACCTGCTCGTCTTCGAAGGTCGGGACGCCGCCGGCAAGGGTGGCTCGATCAAGCGCTTCATGGAGCACCTCAACCCCCGCGGCGCCCGGGTGGTGGCGCTCAACAAGCCGACCGAGGTCGAGGCGGGGCAGTGGT is a window encoding:
- the hemW gene encoding radical SAM family heme chaperone HemW, whose translation is MPSAFPPGEPAPRDGSLPESALASVGAGPFSVYLHVPFCRVRCGYCDFNTYTLPELGQPGPEGELRSGEARSLTDAFVEAAHRELELAGRVLGDRPGPVETVFVGGGTPTMLDPHQLGGLLERVRHTWGLAPDAEVSTEANPDTVTPEVAQRLAAHGFTRVSIGMQSAVPQVLRTLDRTHDPANVVRAVRAVREAGMQVSLDLIYGTPGESLQDWRRSLELVTALEPDHVSAYALVVEEGTKLHGQVRRGLVPAPDDDDEADKYELADELLGAAGYEWYEISNWAGSPERRCRHNIAYWQGNDWWGVGPGAHSHVGGVRWWNVKHPRAYADRLDQGNSPAHARELLGESERYDEQVLLGVRLADGLPVGQLRPEGRHAVAGLVAEGLLDGRAAVRGRVGLSLRGRLLADTVVHRLLG